The genomic interval GAGACGCTCGGCGCCGGCACGCTGGCGCTGCTCGCCGCCAACGGCCACCGCATCACCATCGCGACCATGACGGCCGGCGATTGCGGCTCGGCGGAACACAGCCAGGAAGAGACCGCCCGTATCCGCAAGGCCGAAGCGGCATCCGCCGCCGCCATGATCGGCGCGGATTATCGTTGCGCGGATATCGGCGATCTCTGCGTATTCCTCGACGATCCCACGCGGCGGCGGACGACCGAGCTCATCCGCGCCGTGCGGCCCGAGATCGTGATCACCGCCTCTCCCGCCGACTACCACCCGGATCACGAAGCGACGAGCGCCCTGGTACGCGACGCCTGTTTCGCCTCGAGCGTGCGCAACTACCGGACCGGCCCCGCGCCCGCCCTGGACGCCATCCCGCATCTCTACTTCATGGACCCGATCGGCGGGCGCGACCGCGACGGCCGCCCGGTCGCGCCGGATTTCGCGGTCGACATCTCGGCGCATTTCGCGAAGAAGCGCGAGATGCTCCGCGCCCATGTCAGCCAGTTCGCCTGGGTGATCAGGCAGCACGGGATCGACGACTACACCGGCTCCATGGAGAAATGGTCCGCCAAGCGCGGCCGCACCTTCGGCGTCGCCCATGCCGAGGGCTTCCGCCACTACACCGGCACGCCCTATCCGCGCACCGAGCGCCTTCAGGAGCTGGTTGGCGCCGCTCTCCTCGCGGTCTGAGCGTCAGAGCCCGCCGAGCAGCAGGTATTTGATCGCGAGATAGTCCTCGATCCCGTATTTGCTGCCCTCGCGGCCGATGCCGGATTGCTTGATGCCGCCGAACGGCGCGACTTCGGTCGAGATGATGCCCTCGTTGATCCCGACCATGCCGTATTCCAGCGCCTCGGCGACGCGCATCACGCGGCCGATGTCGCGGGCGTAGAAATAGGCGGCGAGGCCGAAATCCGTCGCATTGGCGATGCGGATCGCATCCGCCTCGTCCTGGAAGCGGAAGAGGGTCGCGACC from Rhizomicrobium sp. carries:
- a CDS encoding PIG-L family deacetylase encodes the protein MTHILAFHAHPDDIETLGAGTLALLAANGHRITIATMTAGDCGSAEHSQEETARIRKAEAASAAAMIGADYRCADIGDLCVFLDDPTRRRTTELIRAVRPEIVITASPADYHPDHEATSALVRDACFASSVRNYRTGPAPALDAIPHLYFMDPIGGRDRDGRPVAPDFAVDISAHFAKKREMLRAHVSQFAWVIRQHGIDDYTGSMEKWSAKRGRTFGVAHAEGFRHYTGTPYPRTERLQELVGAALLAV